CTCCTTTTAAGCTTAAAAAACTGCGGTGTTGACTATGTTATTCAAAATGCCGCAAGTATCTCTTCTTCTAAAGAGGGGATAGAGCTTGCAAAAAAATATGATTTTATATACTGTACCATAGGTGTTCATCCCCATGACGCAGAAGAATTAGATGAAGAGAAGTTTAAGGAATTAAAGAGTCTTTCCACAGAAAAAAAGGTAGTAGCCATCGGGGAAATAGGCCTTGACTATTATTACGATAATTCCCCAAGAGATTTGCAAAAGTATTGGTTTGAGAGGCAAATGGAATGGTCAAAGGAAGTCAGTTTGCCGATAGTCGTTCACAGCAGAGATGCAAGTCAGGATACTTTTGATTTAATTGAAAAAGTAAATCCTATAGGGGGAGTGATTCACTGCTACTCCGGCAGTGTCGAAATGGCAAAGGAATATGTTAAAAAAGGTTTCTATATAGGAGTGGGAGGAACAGTTACATTCAAAAATGCGAAAAAGGTTATAGAAGTAGTCAATGAAATTCCTCTGTCTTCTATTTTGATTGAAACCGATGCCCCTTATTTAAGTCCTGTTCCCCTTAGAGGAAAAAGGAATGACTCTAGAAATCTAAAGTATATCGTAGAAAAAATAGCAGAGATTAAAGGCATTTCTCCCGAAGAAGTTGCCAGGATCACTATGGAAAACGGAAAGAAATTGTTTAAAATTTGAGAAATATTAAGTTTTGATTACAGAAAAGAATACAAACAAATAAAAACCAGAATATGTAAAGAGCCCTCAAAGCCTTATATATTCTGGTTTTTTTAATATGTTAAGAAAGTGTAAATTAATAATTACAAAATAATAAACTATGTATGAATAAAATGTTAATAATCGGTCAACACTAGTGTTTATAAGGGTTTGAGAGATTTATTAATAATTTATTAATAATCTTTTAAAAAAATTTGACAATCCATAGATTTCCATTTATAATACCAAAGTATTCATTTAATACAGGAGGTAAAAAAATGAACCAAAAAACAAGAACCCTATTGCTTATTATAGGTATGTTTTTATTGGGCTCAAGCAGTGTTACAGCATATCAACTCATGCTAAAAGAAGTAACAGTTATAGATAATGACAAATTAACGCTATATAAAACACCAAAAACTACGGTAGAAAGTTTTCTGCAGGAACAAAGTATTTTACTTGGTGAAAACGATGAAATCAATGTAACCATGAATGACAACATCGTAGAAGGAATGACTATTACCATTCATCGGGCAATTCCTGTAGAAGTAAAGCTGGACGGAAAGGAAAAAGAAGTTTATACTAAAACAAAAACCATTGAAGACTTTTTAGAAGAGCAAAACATTGAATTAGGTAGCAAAGGAAGTATAAACACAGCTTTAGAAGAAAAAATTCGTCCTTATATGGAACTTGAGATTCAAACCTACAAAGAAGAAGTGATCACT
The genomic region above belongs to Defluviitalea saccharophila and contains:
- a CDS encoding TatD family hydrolase, with the translated sequence MYFESHAHYDDEAYNEDRDELLLSLKNCGVDYVIQNAASISSSKEGIELAKKYDFIYCTIGVHPHDAEELDEEKFKELKSLSTEKKVVAIGEIGLDYYYDNSPRDLQKYWFERQMEWSKEVSLPIVVHSRDASQDTFDLIEKVNPIGGVIHCYSGSVEMAKEYVKKGFYIGVGGTVTFKNAKKVIEVVNEIPLSSILIETDAPYLSPVPLRGKRNDSRNLKYIVEKIAEIKGISPEEVARITMENGKKLFKI